One Legionella hackeliae genomic region harbors:
- a CDS encoding carbon storage regulator: MLILTRRVGDTVVIGNEVFCTVLEQQHDGQIKLAFDAPKSIPIHRFEIQKQIMQKIIEGTYTNDVAWNETVIERLTSQFNRVSHWN; encoded by the coding sequence ATGTTGATTTTAACACGTAGGGTAGGAGATACCGTAGTTATCGGAAATGAAGTATTTTGTACTGTCTTAGAGCAACAACACGATGGCCAAATAAAGCTGGCATTTGATGCGCCAAAGTCTATTCCTATTCATCGCTTTGAGATTCAAAAGCAAATTATGCAAAAGATTATAGAGGGGACCTATACGAATGATGTGGCATGGAATGAAACAGTGATTGAGCGTTTAACGAGTCAGTTTAATAGGGTATCTCACTGGAATTAA
- a CDS encoding ATP-grasp domain-containing protein: protein MKIKKLLCIDPLQDYELIDCDLLIQLGISPIFLIKDVSKFVKDRENVLVSSFSFEDLLAICDSIRPDYIVCFSEDMFVDIAKVRENLNIAGMSLNTSMLLSHKDLMYQKLDGLFSYPKTTTLIESSNLKSIKEKIGVQEIFIKPINSSGSYETYHIKTEEEFCNFLLNKKENEEKYIVQAYVADDLYHSELAVFDGNILFVEARKYTHPNHLMVSKNLPIFSLNILDAHQRQLILDASIKVCQLLEFNNGVLHTEFFMSKDGYIQFIETNPRPPGIGLNKLYQKKYSISLETILCCIVCGIEPPRLVKNKSYYVCGYFPTKNGVIKRINKPELSVQNEWTLFVRPDDTSEQMAHMSKSALVICWDDSITEINQTGNFLAEQDIVEIY, encoded by the coding sequence ATGAAAATAAAGAAACTGTTATGCATTGATCCCCTTCAGGATTATGAACTAATTGATTGTGATCTACTCATTCAATTAGGGATTTCTCCCATTTTTTTGATTAAAGATGTATCTAAATTTGTTAAGGACAGAGAAAATGTATTAGTAAGCTCATTTTCATTTGAAGATCTACTAGCTATTTGTGATTCGATTCGCCCTGATTATATAGTCTGTTTTTCGGAAGATATGTTTGTTGATATAGCAAAAGTCAGGGAAAATCTAAATATTGCAGGTATGAGCTTGAATACATCGATGCTATTAAGTCATAAAGATCTTATGTATCAAAAATTGGATGGTTTATTTTCATATCCTAAAACAACTACATTGATTGAATCTTCAAACCTAAAATCAATCAAAGAAAAGATAGGTGTACAAGAGATATTTATTAAACCTATTAATTCCTCTGGTTCTTATGAGACATATCATATTAAAACCGAAGAGGAGTTTTGTAATTTTTTGCTCAATAAGAAAGAGAATGAGGAAAAATATATCGTTCAAGCTTATGTGGCAGATGATTTATACCATTCAGAATTGGCAGTATTTGATGGGAATATATTATTTGTAGAAGCCAGAAAATATACTCATCCAAATCATTTAATGGTCAGTAAAAATTTGCCTATATTTAGTCTGAATATTTTAGATGCACACCAGCGACAATTAATTTTGGATGCTTCGATTAAGGTGTGCCAGTTATTAGAATTCAATAACGGGGTACTTCACACTGAGTTTTTTATGAGTAAGGATGGTTATATTCAATTTATTGAAACCAATCCTAGACCTCCAGGTATTGGTCTAAATAAGCTATACCAGAAGAAATACTCCATAAGTCTTGAAACAATTTTATGTTGTATTGTTTGTGGGATTGAACCTCCTCGCTTGGTAAAGAATAAAAGCTATTACGTTTGTGGTTATTTTCCTACAAAGAACGGTGTTATAAAAAGAATTAATAAGCCTGAGCTTTCTGTACAAAATGAGTGGACACTTTTTGTTAGGCCAGATGATACCAGTGAGCAAATGGCGCATATGTCTAAGTCAGCGCTGGTAATTTGTTGGGATGATTCTATTACTGAAATAAATCAAACAGGAAACTTTCTTGCAGAGCAAGATATTGTAGAAATATATTAA
- a CDS encoding TraE/TraK family type IV conjugative transfer system protein: MNSVFRDNVLSKNKVLLHLTLAWAVTSTIAVFILGGLCVHVVNNKETHWLPICTEDGYFLSNSFFSPSYIKDMTKKVIQLRLTYNPDTVAARFASLVHLIPASHQEAFKTILDSESSVVKEKNISSVFYEKDIEIDESTLQAKVKGILNRTSHGLEVKPQSKVYLVQFAHLNGMMWPKAIKEVHQ, from the coding sequence ATGAACAGTGTATTTCGTGACAATGTGCTTTCAAAAAATAAAGTGTTGCTTCATCTGACACTGGCTTGGGCAGTCACATCCACCATTGCGGTGTTCATTTTGGGTGGGCTTTGTGTTCATGTTGTTAATAATAAAGAAACGCATTGGTTGCCCATCTGTACTGAGGACGGTTACTTCTTGAGTAACTCCTTTTTTTCACCTTCTTATATTAAAGACATGACTAAAAAGGTTATTCAATTACGATTAACCTACAATCCAGACACGGTAGCAGCTCGATTTGCTTCATTAGTTCATTTAATTCCTGCGTCTCATCAAGAGGCATTCAAAACCATTCTGGACTCAGAGTCTTCAGTGGTGAAAGAAAAAAACATCAGCTCTGTGTTTTATGAAAAAGACATTGAAATAGACGAATCCACGCTGCAAGCCAAGGTAAAAGGTATCTTAAATCGAACCAGTCATGGTCTGGAAGTCAAGCCACAAAGCAAAGTTTATTTAGTCCAGTTTGCTCACTTGAACGGGATGATGTGGCCTAAGGCTATTAAGGAGGTTCATCAATGA
- the traL gene encoding type IV conjugative transfer system protein TraL, producing MSHNYSTFMLSEEPRIAGIPLTTGLPVYLLTGIGLLIGYAPQLFVIGAVLSLIMHVQFGGLPLRVLLGIIYWSLPHAITTLIFRSFPNSAHRIYVG from the coding sequence ATGTCGCATAACTATTCCACATTTATGTTGTCAGAGGAGCCACGTATAGCAGGGATTCCTTTGACCACTGGATTACCCGTGTATTTGCTCACGGGTATTGGATTACTAATCGGTTATGCACCGCAGCTTTTTGTGATTGGGGCCGTTTTAAGTTTAATCATGCATGTTCAGTTTGGTGGGCTGCCTTTACGGGTTTTATTAGGAATTATTTATTGGTCCTTACCGCATGCCATAACGACGCTTATTTTTAGGTCATTCCCTAATTCCGCGCATCGAATCTACGTGGGGTGA
- a CDS encoding MoeB/ThiF family adenylyltransferase — MDRYKRQISVIGEQGQKLINNATIMIVGLGGIGSPVAQYLAAAGVGKLILVDDDKVDLSNLHRQILFNESDIGFYKAEKARDVLSKVNKNVVIEAHTKRFDVDFGYSLVSDIDLIIDGTDNFETRYLINDICVLKNKVFISCSILVNIIQLALFGTKHLCYRCLYPNPPPIGVIPNCSEAGVLGTVTGIAGTMAANLALNYLLKIENEKVPQIRIIDTKNFNISSMPIKQNNNCFACKQRKISLRYLQNQNADYGISLEQLDRTKHFLVDIRQKEEREIAKLDDDLFFPIKENTDYSFFLSYKDKKLVFYCASGYRSKLFVSELRTLGIDAYYLNERLSK, encoded by the coding sequence GTGGATAGATACAAACGCCAAATTTCTGTTATTGGAGAACAAGGTCAAAAACTAATAAATAACGCAACAATTATGATCGTTGGACTCGGCGGGATAGGCAGTCCAGTAGCTCAATATCTTGCCGCAGCTGGTGTTGGAAAGTTAATTCTTGTCGACGATGATAAAGTAGATCTTTCTAATTTGCATAGACAGATCTTATTTAATGAATCCGATATAGGGTTCTATAAGGCAGAAAAGGCGAGAGATGTTTTAAGTAAAGTTAATAAAAATGTGGTTATAGAGGCGCACACTAAAAGATTTGATGTGGATTTTGGCTATTCCTTAGTATCCGATATCGACTTGATCATCGACGGAACAGATAATTTTGAAACAAGATATCTTATTAACGATATTTGTGTTTTAAAGAATAAAGTATTTATCAGCTGTAGTATTTTGGTCAATATCATTCAGCTTGCTTTATTTGGTACAAAGCACCTTTGTTATCGTTGTCTATACCCTAATCCACCACCTATAGGTGTAATACCTAATTGTTCTGAAGCGGGTGTGTTAGGCACTGTGACAGGAATAGCAGGAACCATGGCTGCTAATCTGGCGTTAAATTACTTACTCAAGATAGAGAATGAGAAAGTACCACAGATACGAATAATAGATACAAAAAACTTCAACATCTCTTCGATGCCCATAAAGCAAAATAATAACTGTTTTGCATGTAAACAAAGAAAAATCAGCTTAAGGTATCTGCAAAATCAAAACGCTGATTATGGAATTTCCTTGGAGCAACTTGATAGAACCAAACATTTTCTGGTTGATATAAGGCAAAAAGAAGAACGAGAGATTGCTAAGTTAGATGATGATCTATTTTTTCCTATAAAAGAGAATACTGATTATTCGTTTTTCTTATCGTATAAAGATAAAAAGTTGGTATTCTATTGTGCATCAGGATATCGAAGTAAATTGTTTGTATCAGAACTTAGAACCTTAGGCATTGATGCCTATTATCTTAATGAAAGGCTTTCTAAATGA
- a CDS encoding type IV conjugative transfer system pilin TraA — MNVSAVIRKSSIKLYEFMRWSLPLLVLSWLIVLCLTNIGYAEGQNYLSGVKSDVSATFGKNSDLPGYLYAGETLVAGVTWMKTKSPWVFVGLPLLMIFTHWGLSYVA, encoded by the coding sequence ATGAATGTAAGTGCAGTAATCAGAAAGAGCAGTATCAAGCTCTATGAATTTATGAGGTGGTCTCTGCCCTTGCTGGTATTAAGTTGGCTTATTGTTTTATGCCTTACCAATATAGGTTATGCAGAAGGTCAAAATTATTTGAGTGGGGTCAAAAGCGACGTCAGTGCAACCTTCGGTAAGAATTCGGATTTGCCTGGGTATTTGTATGCAGGAGAAACGCTGGTGGCGGGCGTTACCTGGATGAAAACCAAAAGTCCTTGGGTGTTTGTGGGGTTGCCTTTACTCATGATCTTCACGCATTGGGGTTTAAGTTATGTCGCATAA
- a CDS encoding YcaO-like family protein, translating into MIFEHTETSLRARNYGETLSVLSHFKKLAGITRLADLTHLDYTALPVYTAIRPRAKSLTTSQGKGFTKEAAQCSALMESIEVYFAEELAPQLTNKSELELVQDKAVFLPINHLSKSVHFSDSSRPMNWVQAELVFAEKTIFVPFSEYSLNSYLPEVLIYSPDTTGLVGGNNYKEALLHGILEVIERQNAQQISEIAFVNGKMVKNITKKFDCHIYFHENIYEIPSFEVLIKSKNPFENQILFKGGGCHLNKQIALNRALTEAIQSRVTTIAGSRDDLIHTKYDFKTSEFPVVTDKKGFAELPNYSVETIDDALSVLFEKIKGKNQDILVYKYYDKEICILKVKLVSMDLISHA; encoded by the coding sequence ATGATTTTTGAGCATACAGAAACGTCTTTAAGAGCTCGCAATTACGGCGAAACACTAAGCGTATTATCTCATTTCAAAAAACTGGCAGGAATTACACGATTAGCTGATTTAACCCATTTAGATTACACAGCATTACCTGTCTACACTGCAATAAGGCCTAGAGCAAAATCGTTAACTACGAGTCAAGGAAAAGGATTTACAAAAGAAGCGGCTCAGTGCTCGGCATTGATGGAGTCTATTGAAGTATATTTTGCTGAAGAATTAGCTCCACAATTAACTAATAAGTCAGAGCTGGAGTTAGTTCAAGATAAAGCTGTTTTTTTACCAATAAATCATCTTTCAAAGTCTGTACATTTTAGTGATTCATCAAGACCAATGAATTGGGTACAAGCTGAATTAGTATTTGCAGAAAAAACCATTTTTGTACCTTTTTCTGAGTACTCACTAAATTCTTATTTGCCGGAAGTGTTGATTTACTCTCCTGATACAACCGGACTTGTGGGGGGAAATAATTATAAAGAGGCCCTTTTACACGGAATTCTAGAGGTGATAGAACGACAAAATGCGCAACAGATCTCTGAGATCGCTTTTGTTAATGGCAAAATGGTCAAAAATATAACAAAAAAATTTGATTGTCATATTTACTTTCATGAAAATATTTATGAAATTCCTTCGTTTGAGGTATTGATTAAATCAAAGAATCCTTTTGAAAATCAAATCCTATTTAAAGGAGGTGGATGTCATCTCAATAAACAAATAGCTTTAAATCGTGCACTGACGGAGGCCATTCAATCGCGAGTAACCACAATAGCAGGCTCCCGCGATGATTTGATTCATACTAAGTATGATTTTAAAACTAGTGAGTTTCCTGTTGTTACAGATAAAAAGGGTTTTGCTGAGCTGCCCAATTATTCGGTAGAGACGATAGACGATGCTCTTTCGGTTCTATTTGAAAAGATTAAGGGGAAGAATCAGGATATTTTAGTTTATAAATACTATGACAAAGAAATATGCATTTTAAAAGTAAAACTAGTTTCTATGGATTTGATAAGTCATGCATGA
- a CDS encoding MoaD/ThiS family protein yields MHKYQLIEFNSDRKQIQLVSNKSNLQQVLAEFYKENFEKMFDDSGCSKGYISVFVNSEQISSIKDITLKPNDEVCIVTSISGG; encoded by the coding sequence ATGCATAAATATCAATTAATAGAGTTTAATTCAGATAGAAAACAAATCCAATTGGTTTCCAATAAATCAAATTTGCAACAAGTATTAGCAGAATTTTATAAAGAAAATTTTGAAAAGATGTTTGACGACAGTGGTTGTTCAAAGGGATATATTTCCGTATTTGTTAACTCAGAACAGATATCATCCATTAAAGACATTACTCTTAAACCTAATGATGAGGTGTGTATTGTAACTTCAATTTCAGGAGGGTAG
- a CDS encoding complement resistance protein TraT produces the protein MNAYIKSGLTQSLLVGAMIVLTGCAATHTVLEHGSLQVSTGQSDTIFLHPVSSAQKTVYVSVRNTSDEEVTIQPQLKTALMNHGYKVLNNPDAAHYILQANILKIGKMSASASQSALLGGYESAIAGAVVGTAAGSFTNSTAGMVAGGLGGGLIGMAADSLVKDINYTMITDIQISEKVGKGIKVKEQVQSNLKNGSSTMISQKYSRDSKYQSYKTRVVSNANKMNLKFVDARPALEQGLVKTIAGIF, from the coding sequence ATGAACGCATACATTAAATCAGGATTGACACAATCATTGCTCGTTGGAGCGATGATCGTACTTACAGGCTGTGCGGCAACTCACACTGTCCTAGAACACGGTTCGTTGCAAGTGAGTACAGGACAAAGCGACACCATCTTTTTACACCCCGTATCCAGCGCTCAAAAAACGGTTTATGTTTCTGTGCGAAATACTTCTGATGAAGAGGTTACTATCCAGCCTCAGCTAAAAACCGCATTAATGAATCATGGGTATAAAGTACTCAATAATCCAGATGCTGCACATTATATCTTGCAAGCAAATATCTTAAAAATTGGGAAAATGAGTGCTTCAGCGAGCCAATCAGCATTACTTGGTGGTTATGAGTCAGCTATCGCAGGAGCTGTGGTGGGTACGGCTGCAGGAAGTTTCACTAACTCCACGGCCGGAATGGTCGCTGGTGGTTTGGGTGGTGGATTAATTGGTATGGCTGCGGATTCGTTAGTTAAAGATATTAATTACACGATGATTACTGACATTCAAATCAGCGAAAAAGTGGGGAAAGGAATTAAGGTGAAAGAACAAGTGCAATCGAATCTAAAAAATGGCAGTAGCACAATGATCTCTCAAAAGTATTCCCGCGACAGCAAGTATCAAAGCTATAAAACGCGCGTAGTGTCGAACGCAAATAAAATGAATCTAAAGTTTGTGGATGCACGTCCCGCATTAGAACAGGGTTTGGTAAAAACAATTGCGGGTATCTTTTGA
- a CDS encoding TfuA-like protein — MHETVVFLETSLTYQEAIHLLPHAMYLPSIKKGDVLKAIKAGYKRIVIIDGNFSWVPSVWHKEILTALDYGIEVWGAASMGALRAAELDSFGMRGHGRIYEMYKNEEVDGDDEVAIAYSKFNNVQTIPLINIRLTLERLNSINNETVLNSIRSIFYAERTWVKIARHVSEDLYHLIKSNYIDAKKEDAKSLLLSLNQQHILSTVSDLNRKKREFTLFEKKLIESTLSSVWLRAPMHEQTECSASQQRAENILKLLSIPETKKNRIHYQYLLSLLDQQTYAITEYELIYQVEQFREEHNLLKGEDFFNWLKDMGLHESNLEQLFTDYVKLMKHLIITYDFNSYFN, encoded by the coding sequence ATGCATGAAACCGTCGTTTTTTTAGAAACTTCCTTAACCTATCAAGAGGCGATACATCTACTTCCCCATGCGATGTATTTACCTTCAATCAAAAAGGGAGATGTGCTTAAAGCAATAAAAGCAGGATATAAACGGATAGTTATCATCGATGGAAATTTTTCCTGGGTTCCTTCTGTGTGGCATAAAGAAATATTAACAGCATTAGACTACGGTATTGAGGTTTGGGGTGCGGCTTCAATGGGTGCTTTAAGAGCAGCGGAGCTGGATTCTTTTGGAATGAGGGGGCATGGACGTATATATGAGATGTATAAGAATGAAGAAGTAGATGGTGACGATGAAGTGGCAATTGCTTATTCTAAATTCAATAACGTACAAACTATTCCTTTAATCAATATCCGCCTAACGCTTGAACGACTAAATAGTATTAATAATGAAACTGTTTTAAATTCAATACGATCCATTTTTTATGCTGAAAGAACTTGGGTGAAAATTGCTCGACACGTGTCAGAAGATCTTTATCATTTGATTAAATCTAATTATATAGACGCAAAAAAAGAGGATGCAAAGTCGTTATTGCTTTCTTTAAACCAACAACACATTCTTTCTACGGTTTCTGATTTAAATAGAAAAAAAAGAGAGTTTACTCTTTTTGAAAAAAAATTAATTGAGTCTACTTTGTCTTCTGTTTGGTTGCGTGCTCCTATGCATGAGCAGACAGAATGTTCAGCTTCTCAACAGAGGGCGGAAAATATTCTTAAATTACTATCAATTCCTGAAACAAAAAAGAATAGGATCCATTATCAATACTTACTGTCTCTTCTTGATCAACAAACGTACGCAATTACAGAATACGAGCTTATATATCAAGTCGAACAATTTAGAGAGGAGCATAATTTGTTAAAAGGAGAGGATTTTTTTAACTGGTTAAAGGACATGGGATTGCATGAGTCTAACCTAGAACAACTCTTTACCGATTATGTAAAACTTATGAAACATTTGATAATTACCTACGATTTCAATAGTTATTTTAATTAG